The Pyrus communis chromosome 2, drPyrComm1.1, whole genome shotgun sequence genome includes a window with the following:
- the LOC137725599 gene encoding BTB/POZ domain and ankyrin repeat-containing protein NPR1-like, with product MAYSAEPSSSLSFTSSPPLSNGSISLNVSCSGSESVPNLEVISLSKLSSSLEQLLVDPGCDFSDADIVVEGIPVGVHRCILASRSRFFRELFKREKGSSGKEGRPKYSMSDLLPYGDVGYEAFLVFLSYVYTGKLKPSPMEVSTCVHNGCAHDACRPAINFVVELMYAASVFQMPDLVSIFERRLLNFVGKALPDNVIPILVVAFHCQLNQLIAEGIERVARSDIDDISIEKGLPDEVVKKIKVLRCKAQRDCVSNLPPVDPLREKRIRRIHKALDSDDVELVKLLLTESNITLDEANALHYAAAYCDPKVVTEVLDLGLADVNLRNSRGYTVLHIAVMRKEPSIIVLLLTKGARASELTSDGQNAVSICRRLTRPKDYDSKTEQGQEANKDRICIDVLEREMRRNPMAGDTSISSQIMPDDLHMELLNLENRVAIARLLFPAEAKLAMVIAHTETTPEFPKPSSSKGSSGNLMEVDLNETPTVQNKRLHSRLEALMKTVRLGRCYFPHCSEVLDKFIEDDLPELFFLESGSSDEQRVKRRRFMELKEEVQKAFTKDKAELSLSGLSSSSSSSSPRKFGANQKVRKL from the exons ATGGCTTATTCAGCTGAACCATCATCCTCTTTGAGCTTTACGTCCTCACCCCCTTTGTCAAATGGTTCGATAAGCCTCAACGTATCGTGTTCGGGCTCCGAATCGGTGCCAAATCTTGAAGTAATCAGTTTGTCCAAGCTTAGTTCCAGTTTGGAGCAGCTGTTGGTTGATCCTGGATGCGATTTTAGTGATGCTGATATCGTCGTTGAGGGGATTCCTGTTGGTGTTCACCGATGTATATTGGCTTCGCGGAGTAGGTTTTTTCGCGAGCTATTCAAGCGAGAAAAGGGGTCTTCTGGGAAGGAAGGCAGGCCAAAGTACTCTATGAGCGATTTGCTGCCTTACGGGGATGTTGGATACGAAGCCTTCTTGGTTTTCTTAAGCTATGTGTATACCGGAAAGCTTAAGCCTTCTCCGATGGAGGTGTCAACGTGCGTTCACAATGGATGTGCCCATGACGCGTGTAGACCTGCTATTAATTTCGTTGTGGAATTGATGTACGCCGCTTCCGTTTTCCAAATGCCCGATCTGGTTTCGATATTCGAG CGGCGCCTTCTTAATTTTGTTGGGAAAGCTCTGCCGGACAATGTTATCCCGATTCTCGTGGTTGCTTTCCATTGTCAGTTGAATCAGCTCATCGCTGAGGGTATAGAGAGAGTGGCACGATCGGATATTGATGATATATCTATTGAGAAGGGACTTCCTGATGAGGTTGTGAAGAAAATCAAAGTTCTTCGCTGCAAAGCTCAGCGGGATTGTGTCTCAAACTTGCCACCTGTGGATCCCTTGCGTGAAAAGAGAATCCGGAGAATACATAAGGCTTTGGACTCGGATGATGTTGAACTTGTGAAACTTCTTTTAACGGAGTCTAATATAACCCTCGACGAAGCAAATGCTCTTCATTATGCTGCAGCTTACTGCGATCCTAAGGTTGTGACTGAAGTGCTTGATCTGGGTCTCGCTGATGTTAACCTCCGGAATTCTCGTGGTTATACAGTGCTTCACATTGCTGTCATGCGCAAAGAGCCATCAATTATCGTATTGCTTCTCACTAAAGGGGCTCGTGCGTCGGAGCTAACATCAGATGGTCAGAATGCTGTTAGTATTTGCCGGAGGTTGACAAGACCAAAGGATTACGATTCAAAAACAGAGCAGGGGCAAGAAGCAAACAAAGACCGAATATGCATTGATGTTCTAGAGAGGGAAATGCGGCGGAATCCGATGGCTGGAGATACATCTATATCTTCCCAAATAATGCCTGATGATCTGCACATGGAGTTGCTGAACCTGGAGAACAGAG TGGCAATTGCCCGATTGTTATTTCCTGCGGAGGCCAAGCTAGCCATGGTCATTGCCCATACAGAGACAACGCCCGAGTTTCCTAAGCCATCGTCATCGAAAGGCTCAAGTGGGAATCTGATGGAGGTTGATTTAAATGAGACCCCCACAGTGCAGAACAAAAGACTCCACTCTAGGTTGGAAGCCCTTATGAAAACCG TCCGTTTGGGTAGATGCTATTTCCCTCATTGCTCGGAAGTCCTGGATAAGTTCATCGAGGACGACCTTCCTGAATTGTTTTTCCTCGAGTCCGGCTCCTCTGATGAGCAGAGGGTAAAGAGGAGGCGTTTCATGGAGCTAAAGGAGGAAGTACAAAAGGCATTTACCAAAGACAAGGCTGAGTTGAGCCTCTCCGGGTtgtcttcatcatcctcctcgTCATCTCCGAGAAAATTTGGCGCAAATCAGAAGGTTAGGAAATTGTGA
- the LOC137724650 gene encoding putative E3 ubiquitin-protein ligase LIN-1 yields the protein MLEVLFASSDEEILELVISVLAELTTRNEMIRQIILNSDPQLEIFMRLLRSNGLFLKAAILLYLLKPKAKQMISVEWAALVLRVLEFGDQLQMLFTVRCSPQVAALYLLDQLLTGFDEDRNLENAGEVISLGGLSLLVAQIERGETHERNNITSIIVCCVRADGRCRNYLADFLNKASLLELVVLGNGKNSTGSAFTLLIEMLCLSRRTKITEILDGLKEGSGGFNTMQILLVYLQRAPLEERPLIASVLLQLDLMGDPFRRSVYREEAIEAIIEAINCRTCHVKVQQRSARALSMLGGRFSDAGEATTEHWLLQEAGYSHWPGNSFLFKENIVDGFAHSVSFRLP from the exons ATGTTGGAGGTGTTGTTTGCTTCTAGTGATGAAGAAATTTTGGAATTAGTAATCTCAGTTTTAGCTGAACTCACAACGAGAAACGAGATGATTAGACAGATCATACTGAACTCAGATCCACAGCTTGAAATTTTTATGAGACTTCTAAGAAGTAATGGTCTATTTTTGAAAGCTGCAATTCTGCTTTACTTGTTGAAGCCAAAGGCAAAACAGATGATATCAGTCGAATGGGCAGCGCTAGTCCTTCGAGTACTAGAGTTTGGAGATCAGTTGCAGATGCTATTCACAGTTCGTTGCAGTCCTCAAGTGGCGGCATTGTACCTTTTAGATCAGCTTCTTACCGGTTTTGATGAAGATCGAAACTTGGAGAATGCTGGAGAGGTAATTTCTCTAGGAGGGCTGAGCCTTCTGGTGGCACAAATCGAGAGAGGGGAGACTCATGAGAGGAACAACATTACTTCGATCATTGTGTGTTGTGTTCGTGCTGATGGTAGGTGTCGAAACTACTTGGCTGATTTTCTCAACAAGGCTTCTCTTCTTGAACTCGTTGTACTTGGAAATGGCAAGAACTCTACTGGCTCCGCATTCACCTTATTGATCGAAATGCTCTGCCTTAGTAG ACGAACAAAGATCACTGAAATCCTAGATGGGCTGAAAGAAGGATCGGGCGGCTTTAACACAATGCAGATTTTATTGGTCTATCTGCAGAGAGCTCCACTTGAAGAACGCCCGTTAATTGCATCAGTATTGCTACAGCTTGATCTTATG GGAGACCCTTTCAGGAGAAGTGTATACAGAGAAGAAGCCATTGAAGCAATCATAGAAGCTATAAACTGTCGAACGTGCCACGTAAAAGTCCAGCAACGATCAGCAAGAGCTCTCTCAATGTTGGGAGGCCGGTTTTCTGATGCCGGCGAGGCAACAACAGAACATTGGCTTTTACAAGAAGCAGGTTACAGTCATTGGCCAGGAAATTCTTTTCTCTTTAAAGAAAACATTGTGGATGGTTTTGCACACTCGGTAAGCTTTCGATTACCCTAA